DNA sequence from the Candidatus Tanganyikabacteria bacterium genome:
GTGCTCGGCCAGGGACTTGCCAAAGGTCATGCGCTCCTGGGCGAACTTGATGCTCGCGTCGAGTGCCGCCTGGGCGATGCCGATGGCCTGCGCCGAGATGCCGATGCGGCCGCCGTCGAGCGTCCACATCGCGATCTTGAAGCCTTCACCCTCCTCGCCGAGGCGATTGCCGACCGGCACGCGGCAGTCCTTGAAGATCAGCTCGTAGGTGGCCGACCCGCGAATGCCGAGCTTGTCTTCCTTCTTGCCGAAGGTGAAGCCGGGAGTGCCCTTCTCGACGACGAGCGCCGTGATGCCCTTGTGCTTGAGCGCCGGATTGAGGGTCACGTACACGATGTAGGTGTCGGCGTAGAAGCCGTTGGTCACCCAGAGCTTGGTGCCGTTGATGACGTACTCGTCGCCCTCGCGGCGCGCCTGGCATTCGAGGGCCGCCGCGTCGGTGCCGGAGTTGGCCTCGGAGAGGCTGTAGGCGCCGATTTTCTCGCCGCGGCACAGCGGCGCCAGGAACTTCTGCTTCTGCTCCTCGGTGCCGAACTTGAACAGCGGGTTGCTGGCCAGACTTATCTGCACCGACATCGTGACGCCCGTGGACGCGCAGGCCCGGCACACCTCCTCGAGGGCGATGACGTAGTCGAGGTACGATCCGCCCATCCCGCCGTACTGCTCGGGGAACGGGATGCCCAGCAAATCGGCGGCGGCCAGAGCCTCGAACTGCTTGCGCGGGAACTCCTGCGCCTTGTCGGTGTGCGCGGCCAAGGGCGCGATGTCGCGCTCGCACAGTTCGCGCACCATGTCGCGGAGCATTTGCTGTTCGTCAGTAAGGTCGAAGTCCACGGTCGGCGACCTAAAGCCCTTTCGATGCGTAGCGGCCGGCTGTCGCCGACCCGGCGCCACCAGGGCGCCCCAGTCCTTCTCGGCCGATAGCGGCCCTCATGAGAATTCCTGGGCTCGATTTTACCGCATCGCAGCCTGCTCCACCGCCCGCATTACTACGCGCGTACCGGATACGAGTTGTTCCACGGTTATCCGCTCGTCGTGGCCGTGGAAGGTGTTCACCTGCTCGCGGCTCAGGACGAACGGGTTGAGGCCGAAGCACCGTGTGGTCGGCGACCGGAAATGCGCGCAGTCGGTCCCCCAGCCGATCAGGATCTGGGCGATGGCGGCATCGGGGTACTCGGCGGCGATCGCCGCCTTCATGGCCTCGTAGAGGCGGCCCGATCCCTCGCTGCGCGAGGGTTCTTTCCTCGCGAGCGGAACGATCTCGATCCCCGGGTCCGCGAAGGTGGCCGCCAGAAACTCCCGGGCCTGCTCGGTGCTGTAGCCCGGCAGGAGCCGCATGTCTATTTCTGCCGCC
Encoded proteins:
- a CDS encoding acyl-CoA dehydrogenase encodes the protein MDFDLTDEQQMLRDMVRELCERDIAPLAAHTDKAQEFPRKQFEALAAADLLGIPFPEQYGGMGGSYLDYVIALEEVCRACASTGVTMSVQISLASNPLFKFGTEEQKQKFLAPLCRGEKIGAYSLSEANSGTDAAALECQARREGDEYVINGTKLWVTNGFYADTYIVYVTLNPALKHKGITALVVEKGTPGFTFGKKEDKLGIRGSATYELIFKDCRVPVGNRLGEEGEGFKIAMWTLDGGRIGISAQAIGIAQAALDASIKFAQERMTFGKSLAEHQAIQFTLAEMATDIEAARLLCWRAASLKDRGEDHIQAASMSKLFASEASMWITTKAVQLHGGYGYVSEFPVERLMRDAKITEIYEGTSEAQRMVISRAELAAK